The Blochmannia endosymbiont of Colobopsis nipponica genome has a segment encoding these proteins:
- the hemC gene encoding hydroxymethylbilane synthase — protein sequence MHLKTLKIATRNSPLALCQTNYIYNKLLHYHPNLQIKLIPIITIGDLALNKELENINRKGLFIKELEYALLNHHADIAVHSMKDVSISFPKGLGIAVICKRDDPRDAFVSLRYSKLENLPNGAIVGTSSLRRQCQLYEHRPDLKIKNIRGNIDSRLKKLNQGHYDALILATAGLKRLSLNNYIRMSIDPANFLPAMGQGALGIEYRLKDDETLALLKPLHHQITSLCIETERNVNFLLKSNCKSSIASYAEIKNNNYIWLRALIYSTNKKKIIRSEGTALIKERKILSIKIARELIINSK from the coding sequence ATGCATCTTAAAACCCTAAAAATAGCTACACGCAATAGTCCACTTGCATTATGCCAGACAAATTATATATATAATAAATTGCTTCATTATCACCCAAATTTACAAATAAAGCTAATTCCAATAATCACAATAGGGGATCTAGCATTAAATAAAGAATTAGAAAACATTAACAGAAAAGGATTATTTATTAAAGAATTAGAATATGCTTTACTTAACCATCATGCTGATATTGCAGTGCATTCAATGAAAGATGTAAGTATCTCTTTCCCTAAAGGTCTTGGTATAGCAGTAATATGTAAACGAGACGATCCACGAGACGCTTTTGTTAGTTTACGATATTCCAAATTAGAAAATTTACCAAATGGAGCAATAGTAGGTACTTCAAGTCTGCGACGTCAATGTCAATTATACGAACATAGGCCAGACTTAAAAATAAAAAATATAAGAGGAAATATTGACTCCAGATTAAAAAAATTAAATCAAGGCCACTACGACGCCTTAATCCTAGCGACAGCAGGACTTAAACGCTTATCATTAAATAATTATATCCGTATGTCAATCGATCCGGCTAACTTTTTACCTGCTATGGGACAAGGAGCATTAGGAATCGAATATAGATTAAAAGATGATGAAACTTTAGCATTATTAAAACCATTGCACCATCAAATAACTTCTCTATGCATTGAAACTGAACGCAATGTTAATTTTTTGCTAAAAAGTAATTGTAAATCATCAATTGCCAGTTATGCTGAAATCAAAAATAATAATTACATATGGTTAAGGGCATTAATTTACTCAACTAATAAAAAAAAAATTATACGCAGTGAAGGTACTGCACTTATAAAAGAAAGAAAAATTTTAAGCATAAAGATCGCAAGAGAACTAATAATTAACAGCAAATAA
- the dapF gene encoding diaminopimelate epimerase, giving the protein MRFSKMHGLGNDFMIVDGITQNIAFTRKTICRLSDRRYGVGFDQLLLVELSERFGIDFNYRIFNANGQEVNQCGNGVRCLGSFVKIKKLTYKNIVYVSTRTRCMMLSFIRDDYIKVNMGEPDFCPARVPFKACKIENSYVLYVAGQAMLCGVVSIGNPHCIILVDNADIVNVTAIGALLSQNPRFPEETNVGFMQIVNYNHIRLRVYERGVGETQSCGSGACAAVAVGIQRGLLSEQVNVDLLGGALLINWKGVGHALYMTGSATHVYDGDISLNF; this is encoded by the coding sequence ATGCGATTTTCTAAAATGCATGGATTGGGTAATGATTTTATGATTGTAGATGGAATAACACAAAATATTGCATTTACGCGAAAAACAATCTGTCGTTTGTCTGATCGACGGTATGGAGTAGGTTTTGATCAATTATTATTAGTAGAGTTATCAGAGCGTTTCGGAATAGATTTTAATTATCGTATTTTTAATGCTAATGGTCAAGAAGTAAATCAGTGTGGTAATGGTGTTCGTTGTTTAGGTAGTTTTGTAAAAATTAAGAAATTAACTTATAAAAATATCGTTTATGTTAGTACTAGAACCAGATGCATGATGTTATCTTTTATTAGGGATGATTATATTAAAGTGAATATGGGGGAACCTGATTTTTGTCCCGCCAGGGTTCCGTTTAAAGCTTGTAAAATAGAAAATAGTTATGTTTTATATGTTGCTGGGCAAGCTATGTTATGTGGTGTTGTTTCAATTGGCAATCCTCATTGCATTATTCTAGTGGATAATGCGGATATTGTTAACGTTACAGCTATTGGTGCTTTGTTGTCACAGAATCCTAGATTTCCTGAAGAGACTAATGTTGGTTTTATGCAGATTGTTAATTATAATCATATTCGTTTAAGAGTATATGAAAGAGGTGTTGGCGAAACACAGTCCTGTGGTAGTGGTGCATGTGCGGCTGTTGCTGTAGGTATTCAACGGGGGTTATTATCTGAACAAGTGAATGTAGATCTTTTAGGTGGAGCATTATTAATTAATTGGAAAGGGGTTGGACATGCTTTGTATATGACTGGATCAGCTACTCATGTTTATGATGGAGATATTAGTTTAAATTTTTAA
- a CDS encoding UvrD-helicase domain-containing protein, whose protein sequence is MDIVSLFNKLNDKQREAVVAKDSHVLVLAGAGSGKTRVLTHRVIWLKMIKNYSSSSIMAVTFTNKASLEMKSRINALIGDFSKGMWIGTFHGFAYCLLRSHYLDSNLPKNFQIIDRNDQICLLTKSIRYLGLDEKKWQPNSAVCFISDKKNKSSLFPNVDGRSSKSEITWLNIYKVYQNMCDRAGLVDFDELLCRLYNLLLNNPAILAYYRNKFVNILVDEFQDTNKMQYNCLYLLLGEKSNVMIVGDDDQSIYSWRGAQVDNIYRFISDFSSTRIIRLEQNYRSTNNILQTANTLISYNQNRIAKKLWSTEGKGKTVSLYRAVNELDEAYFVINCIKAWQQKGGLLNNCAILYRSNIQSLVLERVLLHSKIPYKIWGGSIRFFERQEIKNMFAYLRLIINKSDDVAYERILNVPPRGIGKRTLDLVRNISITDQLTLWESTKNLLNNTKLKTRIFRVLQDFITLINFLSEEIEQLSLFDQIDLVIKETGLFCFYKQMQGSKSTLCIESFKEILDAAHRFDQNYENRSDNISVLRDFVSYYLLENDKDYRSSELFSDLDSVNLMTLHASKGLEFSQVFIVGMEEGIFPSQMSLLGEKQVEEERRLAYVGITRAMHSLTISYAENRFIYGKAIICKVSRFINELPKECISNVFFSN, encoded by the coding sequence ATGGATATTGTAAGTTTGTTTAATAAACTGAATGATAAACAGCGTGAAGCTGTTGTTGCTAAAGACAGTCATGTACTGGTTTTAGCTGGTGCTGGTAGCGGAAAAACTCGAGTATTAACCCATCGTGTTATTTGGTTGAAAATGATAAAGAATTATTCTTCTTCTTCAATTATGGCAGTAACTTTTACTAATAAAGCATCATTGGAAATGAAGAGTCGTATAAACGCTTTAATTGGTGATTTTTCTAAAGGAATGTGGATAGGTACATTTCATGGTTTTGCTTATTGTTTATTGCGCTCTCATTATTTAGATTCGAATTTGCCTAAAAATTTTCAAATAATAGATAGGAATGATCAGATATGTTTATTAACGAAATCTATTCGTTATCTTGGTTTAGATGAAAAAAAATGGCAACCTAATAGTGCTGTATGTTTTATTAGCGATAAAAAAAATAAATCTTCTCTATTTCCTAATGTTGATGGACGATCAAGTAAATCAGAAATTACTTGGTTGAATATCTATAAAGTTTATCAGAATATGTGTGATCGTGCTGGATTAGTAGATTTTGATGAACTTTTATGTCGTTTATATAATTTGTTACTGAATAATCCAGCTATTTTAGCTTATTATCGAAATAAGTTTGTTAATATTTTAGTGGATGAGTTTCAAGATACTAATAAAATGCAATATAATTGTTTGTATTTGTTATTAGGTGAAAAAAGCAATGTTATGATTGTTGGTGATGATGATCAATCAATTTATAGTTGGCGTGGCGCTCAGGTTGATAATATTTATAGATTTATTAGTGATTTTTCATCAACACGTATTATTCGTCTAGAACAAAATTATCGCTCTACTAATAACATTTTACAAACAGCTAATACTTTAATTTCCTATAATCAAAATCGTATTGCTAAGAAGTTATGGAGCACAGAAGGCAAAGGGAAGACTGTTTCTTTATATAGAGCAGTGAATGAATTAGATGAAGCATATTTTGTAATTAATTGTATAAAAGCTTGGCAACAAAAAGGAGGTTTATTGAATAATTGTGCCATTTTGTATCGTAGTAATATTCAATCTCTTGTTTTAGAGAGAGTATTGTTACATAGTAAGATTCCGTATAAGATATGGGGTGGTAGTATCAGGTTTTTTGAACGTCAAGAAATTAAAAATATGTTCGCGTACCTTCGTTTAATTATTAATAAAAGTGATGATGTTGCATATGAAAGAATTCTTAATGTTCCACCTAGAGGTATAGGAAAGCGTACGTTAGATTTAGTAAGAAATATATCTATTACTGATCAGTTGACTTTATGGGAAAGCACTAAGAATTTATTAAATAATACTAAATTAAAAACAAGAATTTTTAGAGTATTACAGGATTTTATTACTTTAATTAATTTTTTATCTGAAGAAATTGAACAGTTATCATTATTTGATCAAATAGATTTAGTAATAAAAGAAACTGGTTTGTTTTGTTTTTACAAGCAAATGCAAGGTTCTAAGTCTACGTTATGTATTGAGAGCTTTAAAGAAATCTTAGATGCTGCTCATCGTTTTGATCAAAATTATGAAAATAGAAGTGATAATATATCTGTTTTGCGTGATTTTGTTTCATATTATTTGTTAGAAAATGATAAAGATTATCGTAGTTCTGAATTATTTTCTGATCTTGATTCTGTTAATTTAATGACTTTACATGCTTCTAAAGGATTAGAATTTTCTCAGGTATTTATTGTTGGTATGGAGGAAGGTATTTTTCCTAGTCAAATGTCTTTATTAGGAGAAAAGCAAGTAGAAGAAGAACGTAGATTAGCTTATGTAGGTATTACCCGTGCGATGCATAGTTTAACTATTAGTTATGCTGAAAATCGTTTTATATATGGCAAAGCTATTATATGTAAAGTTTCCCGTTTTATTAATGAATTACCTAAAGAATGCATAAGTAATGTTTTTTTTTCAAATTGA